In Mustela lutreola isolate mMusLut2 chromosome 4, mMusLut2.pri, whole genome shotgun sequence, the genomic stretch GCGGCCGTTTTTACTGCGGTTAGTCCGCGCTAAGCTTTCTCTGGCGGTCGTGGCGGCTCGCCATGGGAAGTCTTCCGAATAAGAGACGAGAAAGGAATCGTTGCCTTTGGTGACAAGGAGCTGGCGGAGTTACGAAAGTCCAGCGGCCGAAAGCACTGGCTGAGGTAGAGAGGGGAACGCAGAGGCGGTACGACGTCCGCGGACGGCCGGAACGATTCGGTCGCGTCGCTGAGGTTTCCGCCCGGGGCCTGAGAGCCGCTTCCGTTGCTCAGCGGAAGTGTGGGTCGCCAGAGGACGACTCCGGGAGGGATCGGCTCTCCGCTGTGTGCCCAACCGGAATCATGTCGAGTTTGGCGGTGAGAGACCCGGCGATGGATCGGTCGCTGCGTTCCGTGTTCGTGGGCAACATTCCGTACGAGGCCACCGAGGAGCAGCTGAAGGACATTTTCTCGGAGGTGGGTTCGGTGGTCAGCTTCCGACTGGTGTACGACCGCGAGACGGGCAAGCCCAAGGGCTATGGCTTCTGCGAGTACCAGGACCAGGAGACCGCGCTCAGTGCCATGCGGAACCTCAACGGGCGCGAGTTCAGCGGCAGGGCGCTGCGGGTGGACAACGCCGCCAGCGAGAAGAACAAGGAGGAGCTCAAGAGCCTCGGGCCCGCGGCGCCCATCATCGACTCCCCGTACGGGGACCCCATCGACCCCGAGGACGCGCCCGAGTCCATCACCAGGGCGGTCGCCAGCCTGCCGCCGGAGCAGATGTTCGAGCTCATGAAGCAGATGAAGCTGTGCGTGCAGAACAGCCACCAGGAAGCGCGGAACATGCTGCTGCAGAACCCGCAGCTGGCCTACGCGCTGCTGCAGGCTCAGGTGGTTATGAGGATCATGGACCCCGAGATCGCGCTGAAGATCCTGCACCGCAAGATCCATGTCACGCCGCTGATCCCGGGCAAATCCCAGCCTGtctccggccccggccccggccctggCCCTGGTCCCGGTCCCGGTCCCGGCCCGGGGCTGGGCCCCGGCCCCAATGTTCTGCTCAACCAGCAGAACCCTCCCCCCCCACAGCCTCAGCACATGGCCAGAAGACCCGTCAAAGACATCCCTCCTCTGATGCAGACCCCTATCCAGGGCGGGATTCCGGCCCCGGGCCCCTTACCGGCCGCGGTTCCCGGGCCGGGGCCGGGTGCCTTAACCCCTGGTGGAGGAATGCAGCCCCAGGTTGGAATGCCAGGCGTCGGTCCAGTTCCTTTAGAGCGGGGGCAGGTGCAGATGTCGGATCCTAGAGCTCCTATACCTCGTGGGCCCATGACTGCTGGGGGCCTCCCTCCTCGAGGACTGTTGGGAGATGCTCCAAACGACCCACGTGGAGGGACTCTGCTTTCAGTCACTGGAGAAGTAGAGCCCAGAGGCTATCTTGGCCCGCCTCATCAGGGCCCCCCCATGCACCATGCCTCTGGTCATGACGGCCGGGGCCCTTCCTCACATGAGATGAGGGGAGGGCCGTTAGCAGATCCCAGACTGCTGATGGGAGAGCCCAGGGGACCCATGATAGATCAGAGAGGTCTCCCTATGGATGGTAGAGGTAGTAGAGATTCTCGAGGGCTGGAGACTCGAGCCATGGAGACTGAAGTCTTAGAGACACGAGTGATGGAGAGAAGAGGAATGGAGACCTGTGCGATGGAAACCAGAGGGATGGAAGCGAGAGGCATAGATGGAAGAGGGATGGAGATACGGGGTCCTGGCCCCAGTTCCAGAGGCCCTATGACTGGtggaatccagggtcctgggcccaTTAGTATGGGGGCAGGTGGTCCTCAGGGACCTAGACAGGTCTCCAGCATTTCCGGGGTGGGAAATCCTGGAGCTGGCATACAAGGAGCGGGCATACAAGGAGCAGGTATGCAGGGGGCAGGCATACAAGCAGTGGGCATGCAGGGGGCAGGCAAGCAAGGTGGAGGCCAGCCTAGCAGTTTTAGTCCTGGGCAGAGCCAGGTAACTCCACAGGATCAAGAAAAGGCAGCTCTGATCATGCAGGTTCTTCAACTGACTGCAGATCAGATTGCCATGCTGCcccctgagcaaaggcagagcaTCCTCATTTTAAAGGAACAAATTCAGAAATCGACTGGGGCTTCTTGAAAGGTTTTAGGAAATGTTTGACAGTAGTCCTAAAGTTTTTCTGTAGCATGGGGAGTGGATGCAGAAAACTGACTTCTGCATTCCCACAGTTGAATGGTTAGAGTTTCCCTCCCAGAACTTTATCTCATTGcatcttgttgtctttttttgttgttgttgtttgtatttttaatagggggtggggggaggaaggagtGGGTCTGTTCACTTTTATTCACtgtaaatatacacaaataattCTGAACATGGTTACAGTGTCTACAATATGttaactacattttttaaaataactgggtTAAACAGTGTGAAAACTGCACGTAAAGACTAAACTGACCTGTTAAAATGGTAATGTACTAAGATAGTTAAAGATTTTTGGTtgtgtaagaaaataaagaagtttaCCTCAGAATTACAAGATACATGTTTTGGTAAGCCATTGAAAATACAAAGTCCTATTTTGGGGACAATGCTGTATTAGGTTAAGCATCATTTTAGTGTTTTAGAAGATATTTCAAAATAGTAGTGCTAATTAACTTGTGGTAttagaattgttttgttttgtttaagctaTGCTACCTGAATAATCCAGGAATGCATCTGGTGAGATGTTTCACTTATCCCAGCATTCAGACACCTGCAGTATTCCGGCTTGGCCTTGAGCGGAACGATTTAGCTGGGGCAGGTCTGGGATCAGCCAGGTTACTGAAGGCTGCTCCCATGAGACTCAGCTTCTCTCAATACCTTCTTTCTCAGTGGTCTTCAAGCCCTGAATATGAATCTTCAGTAATCCCCTCACATCCTTTCTGATTTCAGTGTCTCGGCAGCAGCTGATCTGGGTGAATTCTGCCCAGCATTAGACTTCTCGTAAGTTATCAAAAGCTTCATGCTGTGAAGTTCCCAGGTTCCTGGGGACTAGCTTCCATGTACAGATGGTACCCATGTGGTCAGCCAGAGTCAGGACTTAAAATTAGTCCCTCCAACACTTACCATgcctttcagttttcttatttgcagATCTACTTATTGTCACCCTGTTACCAGAATGATTGAGACCCAGGTATGTAGAGAAATCTCTGCTCGAATAGTTATTACTTACTTTGCTTTTTATAATAAAGCCATTTAGTCCTAATATACATACTCGGAgagatttaattaaaaagtagGAAGGTGGGGCTTACCACATTTTCTGTAGAGCTACTACCTAACTCATTTTCAACCCTTAAAGATGTGGATGAACACATACAAATTTGTGTCAGACCAAATTATAATTAACAGAAGCATAAACACCCAAATAACCAGGTGGCCTTACCCTGGAGAAGAAAAACCAATGTCTAGTAACAGGAAAAAACAGCATTTAATACAAGGAGAGAGCTGAGACTTGGAAACTGAATTTTTCCCCTTAGGAGGTTTTTGCATCTTAAATGGGTATTTGACTCTTTTTTACAAAGTTTTCTTCCCCTGTGCTATTTCCTACCACctgttttactcatttttttttattgttttcataataTCCACCTTGCCATGTTTTCTatatgctccccacccccatattGGGGAGGATAACTCCTTTGCATGTATGATAGTTTTGGTTAATATTAATTCACAGAGTTGGCTTGATTACTCGGAAGTTACCATTGTTTTATCTCAAAACTTTGACTGAAGGGCTCTGACTGAAAACAGATGTTATATTCTTTGTTGTAGTTAAATCTGCATTGTTCAGTGCAGACTGAATAAAAGGAATGTAAAATTAAGGATGACTTTAATATCTGATGTTTACTTTTAATGAACGAATTAATCAAAAGATAATCTATCCGTGAGAGATCCATGAGTCTGAATACTTTCTTctaaatgaaaaaggcaaaactaaaaaataaattaattaattaaaaattgcaGGAGTGGATAGAAATCCCTTTCTTAAATCCATTATCTGTGTAGTTCTAGAGCTGAAACAACTACGAAGACACGTTACTCTGGTTGGTGTCAGCAGTAACATCTTGGTGCATGCCCAGATATTAGGTATTTTGCTTGTGTCTCCCACAGAGAACTCCTCCAGGTCCCAGAAGATCTTACAGTCCCCTCCATAACTGACAGCACTTGTTACTTTGCAGCCTACAATTTTACCACACTCTGCATCCCCCACTCCCACTTTCCTTAGCCTGGGAACTCCGAACATGGACTGTCCCTCGTTTCTGTATTTGCTATGCCAAAATCACAGGAGACAAACGACAACACATTCTATCTGTCTTAAGGGGGAAATCCATTTTCCCAAAAAAGGTTCCACACAGAACAAAATAAGCTATAACAAGGAGTTACGTGAGAAAACAAACTAGTAGCAGATAGCAGAAGCAATCTCCCTAGCTCTGAAAAACCTTATAAAATAGGTTCTCCTCACTTCGGTTCACTGAGTATCTCAGGGCCAATGGACAGAgcctcatttcttttgatggtgatCCCAGCAATGTGTGTGTGCTCtaatcagaatcttttttttttttttttaagattttatttatttatttgacagagaaagagatcacaagtaggcagagaggcaggcagagagagaggaggaagcaggctccctgccaggcagagagcccgatgcgggactcgatcccaggaccctgagatcatgacctgagccgaaggcagaggcttaacccactgagccacccaggtgcccctctaatcaGAATCTTAGGTCTGTTGCTATATAATCACTGGTTATAACCCCGAGCATCCTGCATTTTCCTAAATATGGAATCACAGATGGAATCGCAAAGTCTTTCATAGTAACAATACCTAAAGATGGTGGAGTGAAACGATGCTTTGCAAATGCCTCCTTAAGGCTAATTTCTCTCCAGCAGTGTATTTCTTGGGGAATAGGAAAAGGTCAACTTTAATCAGTGCCTGCCCATTAGCCCTTCTCCtcttatattttaagaattatttgatAAGCTATAAACCAGTATGAATCCTGGATGAAGGTAGACTTAATCCAAGTGAGATCAAGTATGACTTTTCAACACTTTCCAGAATTGTAATGGtagaaaagcattaaaaacagcaattaaaacaaacaaacaaacaaaccaaaaaacccaaaccaaaaaccttAGTATAATTTCAGTTTGCAAAGTGTCTTGCTTTCCCAAGCTTTGATGGGACATTAACTAAGCACACAGATCCTAATTTCCTACAGTATATCAGGCCTTTCTCTTAGGTCTGAGGAGGCGTAAGGGTAATTATGCGCAGCAACCCACTGTGGGGGAGACTGAATTATCCATCACATCTCATGGTCTTCTCACAAAAGAGTGAGTCAGCCTCTGACTAAATTGTCAGCTAATCTCTAGACAGACCTTTGCTTGGAGCTGGCTTTTCTCACCAGCCTTGTCAAGAActaattcattttaagaaaattaatatacttaaaaaatatcattAAGGCTATTATTAACTTTAATAGTATGAATATTATGATATTGGTATAAAGGTTGTGAAAATATCTCATACATACGCATATTCCAAATCTTAACTAGATCTCccaatattttcatttgcttttacaCACTtctaaacaaatgtttaaaaaacaaataaaaaccaaatgttTACTCCTTTAGCTGAAAATCCAGCTTTCTAAGTGTTCATATTACAAACCACCTTTCTCATGAGATATTAACAGTTGATATTTTTCTACCACGGTATAACCCTTATGTCAGTACAGGGCCTACACTACATCAAAAGTGATTTTGGGGTAGGATTATCAAAAATAACAAGCTCGGAGATTATCAAACACTGTACATAAAAACACTCAAGTATTACCCTAGAAAAAAAGCTGAAGTATTTGGTAAATGACAGTTCTTGATTGGCAGGAGCTGGTGTAGGTGCCAAAGGCAGGTAATTAATCATTAAAGAATTAGACTAAAATGCACAATATTCTCAGCCGTAATTGCTTTTGTATGAACCAGTATGCATTAAATTTGCAAACATCATTCTCATGGGTCCCAAAGGTCAgtcatttagaaaaagaatatgtTTGATTACTAATTTGTTGTCTATCACAAAAGTGGAATGGATTATCTCTCAGACCTCAAGCCATGAAATCAGCAGGTTCCCCCGAAAACTATTTTGTCTCTGTACTTAATTACCTATCTTACCTAAAATTCAGTCCGCCTTTCATTGCTCTGCTACCTGGAAAGACTATCAGACAACCTAGATATTTATGAATCTGTCTCTTTATCCTTAGAAATTCCATAGACCGAGATATATCTACTCTAACTCAGTCCCCAACCTCCTTTACCTTGAAGGTTCAATTTTAATAACATGGAAAACATGAACCACATTAAAAATCATGTAGTTGAGTTTATAACAGGATGAAAAGGCCTATATGGGCCTTGCTTGCTGCATTAACATCCATGAAATCATGTTCTGTGTCCCAAACATCACCCTTGTTCACATGTTAAAGAACATAGCAACATAAATGAGGAATTCAAACATTTCCAGACACCACCCTGGCTCTGTGAGGATAAGCACAAACACCACCTACTAACAGAGTAGGCTTCCTGTCTCAAGGCAAGCCTACATCCAAAATGCTTCTGTGTTTCTCCACTGGCCCATCATCACatgctttcccctccccaccatccattttgtcagttttgttcTCTGGAAACTCTAAATATCTTTGAACAAGGGACCTGGACCTGTGCCCTTGGGCCCATAAAGCCTGCAGATATTTAAGCCCAAGGGTTTCAAAATTTTGAATTTGAGTACAGGTAGGGTCACCATATACTCCTTAGTGGGGCCACAGGCCCAGCCTCCCCTATGGCCTTAACAGCAGGTGTGATTCACACACCTCTTGGCCAGTCCCAGGCACGCTTGGAGTTTGCAAATATACAAACACCCAAACAAAGaaatgcaccaaaaaaaaaaaaaaaaaaaaaagggcatggCACATTTTTTATTGCTAGCTTTTCATGAGATATACTGAACCAAGGAATATCCTATAATCCTAATCCCATGAGTACCTTTCTCCCacaaatgttttgtatttttaataaatactaagccaaaataactatatttttcaATTCAAAAATATAgttctaaaaagagaaatatatgtaatattaaatGCTAATGGCTCTAGAATGGGCATATATTTAGGATACATAGGGAAAAAGGGTTCTTTGATATCTttatctgttattaagtatttttttaaaaaattccactgTGTAATTTCCACACAGAAGCCAcactaattacaaaaataataacaaaaaatcagATCATGCCCTCCCTCATTTAAAACCTCTCATGGCTTACATTGCTTTGAGAGTAAAATCCCACAGCCTTACCATGTCCTGTCAGGCCCTGAGccaaccccacctcccaccctcagTTCCCCAACTCAGGGCTGAAGCGGCTTCAGGCCGAGCTTCGTCTCCTGGAGTTTATGAACTCGTTTTCACCTCTGAGCTTTGTACTTGGCAGTTTCTCTTCCTCCGACCCCTCTCCTTCCCTAGAGGGGTgagttctttctctttacttGGGCTTCAACTTCTAGACCCCTTTCCTCAGAGCGTTTTTCTTGAACACCCCCAGTTAAAATGGTCTCCCCACGGTCTCTCCTGTCCTCCTCCTGTTTTTAAACAATGGCTCTCTTACCTGAGCACCCCTAAACCATCAATCTGTGCTTCCCAATGCTTTTCAAAACCCATCACTCTGTACGCAACGCAAACTGGATGATGGCGGCTCATGAGTTACTCTTCAATATGGCGTCATGACATCCGTCCTGTCAGTTGTGTCTGTTCCCACACTGATGCTGGCTGTGTGTCTCTGCGGGAATGCATAGATGAGGGATGGGCCCAGGCAGACCGAGAGAGATACAGACACAGATACTAGGTATGGGCATATCTATGGAATAgggttgcaaaaaaaaaaaaaaaaggtgatttctATGAAAGTTGTTGAGTTTGGGGGGGGCTAAAGAACTCCATTTGAGAAAGGTTTCATCTCTGCTCTTTTTTCTACTGGGCCCCATTAACTCCTGTTCGGCATTTTGCCTCTGAATAAGCCTGAGAGGCTTTGTTCCCACTTCAAGGGGGAAGCAAGGGAGTCAGTTCTCAAAGTTTGTTCTAGGACCTCGAACACCTAATAACATCCCAGAAGAGTTAGATCCTGAACATGTTCTGGGACATTTGCTTTGAATAATCCTCGGCTGACTCCTGGGAGAACGTCTGTTGTTCACCTGGCCCTTGCCTTTGATTGGACCCTGTCCGGGTTCCTGGAGGAACATGGAACCTAGACCGTTTTACAACACAAACCCTTAGCCCCAAG encodes the following:
- the CSTF2T gene encoding cleavage stimulation factor subunit 2 tau variant, with amino-acid sequence MSSLAVRDPAMDRSLRSVFVGNIPYEATEEQLKDIFSEVGSVVSFRLVYDRETGKPKGYGFCEYQDQETALSAMRNLNGREFSGRALRVDNAASEKNKEELKSLGPAAPIIDSPYGDPIDPEDAPESITRAVASLPPEQMFELMKQMKLCVQNSHQEARNMLLQNPQLAYALLQAQVVMRIMDPEIALKILHRKIHVTPLIPGKSQPVSGPGPGPGPGPGPGPGPGLGPGPNVLLNQQNPPPPQPQHMARRPVKDIPPLMQTPIQGGIPAPGPLPAAVPGPGPGALTPGGGMQPQVGMPGVGPVPLERGQVQMSDPRAPIPRGPMTAGGLPPRGLLGDAPNDPRGGTLLSVTGEVEPRGYLGPPHQGPPMHHASGHDGRGPSSHEMRGGPLADPRLLMGEPRGPMIDQRGLPMDGRGSRDSRGLETRAMETEVLETRVMERRGMETCAMETRGMEARGIDGRGMEIRGPGPSSRGPMTGGIQGPGPISMGAGGPQGPRQVSSISGVGNPGAGIQGAGIQGAGMQGAGIQAVGMQGAGKQGGGQPSSFSPGQSQVTPQDQEKAALIMQVLQLTADQIAMLPPEQRQSILILKEQIQKSTGAS